In the genome of Xanthomonas translucens pv. cerealis, one region contains:
- a CDS encoding protein-disulfide reductase DsbD family protein: MTVLHRIAALCLLALAAFPALAVEEKDLLPVDQAFVLTAQAPERGRIELHWKIADGYYLYRHRIAVRVLSSFKPNPTLQLPAGHKKTDPYFGEVETYRGELNAVQSGVADPATTSVQVEVRYQGCADAGVCYPPQKRVLKVALPAAEAGAAAAAGSPLPGSAPGAAGPAAKPLFGGGAGAVQGLPLPSDQAFGFEAIVGDGNTLLLRFTPAPGYYLYRDRTALALEGAAGIRTGLPRWPQGRSHQDEHFGNVVVYFDQTEVSVPLQRQRADAAEATLVATFQGCQTEGICYPPMTRRVKLSLPKGKLSPADQAEVAPLLVTPLNSSQADANVAAADTAAPVTARDGASAPDASAHNAARSTAPVAEPQSLLWMLLLALGGGLVLNLLPCVLPILSLKVLGVAQSGESRSRARSHALWYTLGVLVSFAVVGGIAVAARLLWGFQLQRPGFVAVLVYLMFVVGLSLSGVFTLSANLGGLGQSLSSRSGPVGDFFTGVLACVVSSACIGPFMGPALGYALTAPPAMAMLVFLTLGLGLALPFLLIGFVPSLARRLPKPGAWMETLKQVLAFPMYLTAIWLLWVLGKQRGVDAVALLLVGATLLALGLWWFERARWRGHKTGMRLASVLLLLALVPAWGVTRLAPPGATVERNTVAYSPQMLDRLRTDNRVVFVNMTADWCVTCKANERNVFSSDAFRDTLKRVDAVYMKGDWTNEDERISAFLAEHKAVGVPLYVVYGPGAPPTVLPPVLSQAVVEDALLRASR, encoded by the coding sequence ACTACCTGTACCGGCACCGGATCGCGGTGCGCGTGCTGAGCAGCTTCAAGCCCAACCCGACCCTGCAACTGCCGGCCGGGCACAAGAAGACCGACCCGTACTTCGGCGAGGTGGAAACCTATCGCGGCGAGTTGAACGCGGTGCAGAGCGGCGTCGCCGATCCCGCCACGACCAGCGTGCAGGTGGAGGTGCGCTACCAGGGCTGCGCCGACGCCGGCGTGTGCTATCCGCCGCAGAAGCGCGTGCTCAAGGTGGCGCTGCCGGCGGCCGAGGCCGGCGCGGCGGCGGCCGCTGGCTCGCCGCTGCCGGGCAGCGCGCCAGGCGCGGCCGGCCCCGCCGCCAAGCCGTTGTTCGGCGGCGGTGCCGGTGCGGTGCAAGGCCTGCCGCTACCGTCGGACCAGGCGTTCGGCTTCGAGGCCATCGTCGGCGACGGCAACACCCTGCTGCTGCGCTTCACCCCGGCGCCGGGCTACTACCTGTATCGCGACCGCACCGCGCTGGCACTGGAAGGCGCGGCGGGCATCCGCACCGGCCTGCCGCGCTGGCCGCAGGGCCGCTCGCACCAGGACGAGCACTTCGGCAACGTGGTGGTGTATTTCGACCAGACCGAGGTCAGCGTGCCGCTGCAGCGCCAGCGCGCCGATGCCGCCGAAGCGACCCTGGTCGCCACCTTCCAGGGCTGCCAGACCGAAGGCATCTGCTATCCGCCGATGACCCGGCGGGTGAAGCTGTCGCTGCCCAAGGGCAAGCTCAGCCCCGCCGACCAGGCCGAGGTGGCACCGTTGCTGGTCACCCCGCTGAACAGCAGCCAGGCCGATGCCAACGTCGCGGCGGCTGACACGGCGGCACCGGTGACCGCGCGCGATGGGGCGAGTGCGCCCGATGCCTCGGCGCACAACGCCGCGCGCAGCACCGCGCCGGTGGCGGAACCGCAAAGCCTGTTGTGGATGCTGCTGCTGGCGCTGGGCGGCGGCCTGGTGCTGAACCTGCTGCCGTGCGTGCTGCCGATCCTGTCGCTGAAGGTGCTGGGCGTGGCGCAGAGCGGCGAGAGCCGCAGCCGCGCGCGCAGCCATGCGCTGTGGTACACGCTGGGCGTGCTGGTGTCCTTCGCCGTGGTCGGCGGCATCGCCGTCGCCGCGCGCCTGCTGTGGGGCTTCCAGCTGCAGCGCCCGGGCTTCGTCGCAGTACTGGTGTACCTGATGTTCGTGGTCGGCTTGAGCCTATCGGGCGTGTTCACCCTCAGCGCCAATCTTGGCGGGCTGGGCCAGTCGCTGTCCTCGCGCAGCGGCCCGGTCGGCGACTTCTTCACCGGCGTGCTGGCTTGCGTGGTATCCAGCGCCTGCATCGGCCCGTTCATGGGCCCGGCACTGGGATATGCGCTGACCGCGCCGCCGGCGATGGCGATGCTGGTGTTCCTGACCCTGGGCCTGGGCCTGGCGCTGCCGTTCCTGCTGATCGGCTTCGTGCCGTCGCTGGCCAGGCGCCTGCCCAAGCCCGGCGCGTGGATGGAAACGCTCAAGCAGGTGCTGGCGTTCCCGATGTACCTGACCGCGATCTGGCTGCTGTGGGTGCTGGGCAAGCAGCGCGGGGTGGACGCGGTGGCGTTGCTGCTGGTCGGCGCCACCCTGTTGGCGCTGGGCCTGTGGTGGTTCGAGCGCGCACGCTGGCGCGGCCACAAGACGGGCATGCGCCTGGCCAGCGTATTGCTGCTGCTGGCACTGGTGCCGGCCTGGGGCGTGACGCGGCTGGCGCCGCCCGGCGCCACAGTGGAGCGCAACACGGTGGCGTATTCGCCGCAGATGCTTGACCGGCTGCGTACCGACAACCGCGTGGTGTTCGTCAACATGACCGCCGACTGGTGCGTGACCTGCAAGGCCAACGAGCGCAACGTGTTCAGCAGCGACGCCTTCCGCGACACGCTCAAGCGCGTGGATGCGGTGTACATGAAGGGCGACTGGACCAACGAGGACGAGCGCATCAGCGCCTTCCTCGCCGAACACAAGGCGGTGGGGGTGCCGCTGTACGTGGTCTACGGCCCGGGCGCGCCGCCGACCGTGCTGCCGCCGGTACTGAGCCAGGCGGTGGTCGAGGACGCGCTGCTGCGCGCCTCGCGATGA
- a CDS encoding FAD/NAD(P)-binding protein, producing the protein MRIAIIGAGFCGNLLAAALARQGTASRLTLIGVADTFGRGIAYGAARPEHLLNVRAKDLGVDPQDPGGFADALQLDAGQRLDFLPRLRYGRYLEQHLDAALASSAVEVARVSEEAVAVERGPDGFRIFLANGEDVVSDVVVLAIGALPPAALPGIGPRLAVHRRYIGWPWQDGVLDEVPPQARLLLVGTGLTMADVALTLRRRGHRGPITALSRRGLAPQAHLAHPGAPVTLPPRVAQALRNHDLTGLVRSLRQLTTVVEDWRCVVDALRPHLQPFWKGLAPAARSRFLRHLRPYWEVARHRLAPAAATALAQMQQQGQLRIRAGRLLRARLGEHAVEAVIRDRASYSARTEDFDVLIRATGLDTDVARTSHPLIATMRDAGLLQADPLGLGLVVDARLQVRDGSGHPVAGLYCLGPLLRGGLWEITAVPELRAGAQRLAAELAALGQAWVTGGGVGGEAQRQAV; encoded by the coding sequence ATGCGAATTGCGATCATCGGCGCAGGATTCTGCGGCAACCTGTTGGCCGCGGCCCTGGCCAGGCAGGGAACGGCCAGCCGGCTGACGTTGATCGGCGTGGCCGATACCTTCGGCCGCGGCATCGCCTATGGCGCAGCGCGGCCGGAACATCTGTTGAACGTGCGCGCCAAGGACCTGGGCGTGGACCCGCAGGATCCGGGCGGGTTCGCCGACGCCTTGCAACTCGACGCCGGGCAGCGCCTGGACTTCCTGCCGCGGCTGCGCTACGGCCGTTACCTGGAGCAGCACCTGGACGCGGCGCTGGCCTCTTCGGCGGTGGAGGTGGCGCGGGTGAGCGAAGAGGCGGTGGCGGTGGAACGCGGCCCGGACGGCTTCCGCATCTTCCTGGCCAATGGCGAGGATGTGGTCAGCGACGTGGTGGTGCTGGCGATCGGCGCGCTGCCGCCGGCGGCGCTGCCCGGCATCGGGCCGCGCCTGGCGGTGCACCGCCGCTACATCGGCTGGCCGTGGCAGGATGGGGTGCTGGACGAGGTGCCGCCGCAGGCGCGGCTGTTGCTGGTCGGCACCGGTCTGACCATGGCCGATGTCGCGCTGACCCTGCGCCGGCGTGGCCATCGCGGTCCGATCACCGCGTTGTCGCGGCGCGGTCTGGCGCCGCAGGCGCACCTGGCCCACCCGGGCGCGCCGGTGACGCTGCCGCCACGCGTGGCGCAGGCGCTGCGCAACCACGACCTCACCGGACTGGTGCGCAGCCTGCGCCAGCTGACCACGGTGGTGGAGGACTGGCGCTGCGTGGTTGACGCGCTGCGTCCGCATCTGCAGCCGTTCTGGAAAGGCCTGGCGCCGGCGGCGCGCTCGCGGTTCCTGCGCCACCTGCGCCCGTATTGGGAAGTGGCGCGGCATCGGCTGGCGCCGGCCGCGGCCACTGCGCTGGCGCAGATGCAGCAACAGGGCCAGTTGCGCATCCGCGCCGGTCGCCTGCTGCGCGCGCGGCTGGGCGAACATGCGGTGGAGGCGGTGATCCGCGACCGCGCCAGCTACAGCGCGCGCACCGAAGACTTCGACGTGCTGATCCGCGCCACCGGGCTGGACACCGACGTTGCCCGCACCAGCCATCCGCTGATCGCCACGATGCGCGATGCGGGCCTGCTGCAGGCCGATCCGCTGGGCCTGGGCTTGGTGGTGGACGCGCGTTTGCAGGTGCGCGACGGCAGCGGCCATCCGGTGGCCGGGCTGTACTGCCTGGGACCGCTGCTGCGCGGCGGCCTGTGGGAAATCACCGCGGTGCCGGAATTGCGCGCCGGCGCGCAGCGCCTGGCCGCGGAACTGGCGGCGTTGGGGCAGGCGTGGGTTACAGGCGGCGGCGTCGGCGGCGAGGCGCAGCGGCAGGCGGTGTAG
- the prmA gene encoding 50S ribosomal protein L11 methyltransferase, translating into MPFLELTVRCTDTTQPRYENALEDVGALAVTLLDAEADTSNERAILEPGVGETPLWGTLVLSALFPAEQDALLLLAALEAFDPGLDWAQATFRKVDDQDWERAWLDQFQPMRFGARTFIVPWNHELPEEARGADAAVVRLDPGLAFGSGTHPTTALCLRWLDALAADGALAQARVLDFGCGSGILALAALKLGAAAAVGVDNDPQALLATHDNAERNDVGTRLVVHLPADEPVATYPVVVANILASALDALAPTLAERVAPGGRIALSGILHGQEPELLQRYAPWFEQLRAEQDGDWMRIDGVRRS; encoded by the coding sequence ATGCCGTTCCTCGAACTGACTGTGCGCTGCACCGATACTACCCAGCCCCGCTACGAGAACGCGCTGGAGGACGTCGGCGCGCTGGCGGTCACCCTGCTCGACGCCGAGGCCGACACCAGCAACGAGCGCGCGATCCTGGAACCGGGCGTCGGCGAGACCCCGCTGTGGGGCACGCTGGTGCTCAGCGCGCTGTTCCCCGCCGAGCAGGACGCGTTGCTGCTGCTGGCCGCGCTGGAGGCGTTCGACCCGGGCCTGGACTGGGCCCAGGCCACGTTCCGTAAGGTCGACGACCAGGACTGGGAACGCGCCTGGCTGGACCAGTTCCAGCCGATGCGCTTCGGCGCGCGCACCTTCATCGTGCCGTGGAACCATGAGCTGCCGGAAGAAGCGCGCGGCGCCGATGCCGCGGTGGTGAGGCTGGATCCGGGCCTGGCGTTCGGCTCCGGCACCCACCCGACCACCGCGCTGTGCCTGCGCTGGCTCGACGCCCTGGCCGCCGACGGCGCCCTGGCGCAGGCGCGGGTGCTCGACTTCGGCTGCGGCTCCGGGATCCTGGCGCTGGCCGCGCTGAAGTTGGGCGCGGCGGCGGCGGTGGGCGTGGACAACGACCCGCAGGCGCTGCTGGCCACGCACGACAACGCCGAGCGCAATGACGTCGGCACGCGCCTGGTGGTGCACCTGCCGGCCGACGAGCCGGTGGCTACCTATCCGGTGGTGGTCGCCAACATCCTGGCCTCGGCGTTGGACGCGCTGGCGCCGACCCTGGCCGAACGCGTCGCGCCGGGCGGGCGCATCGCCCTGTCCGGCATCCTGCACGGCCAGGAACCGGAGCTGCTGCAGCGCTACGCCCCCTGGTTCGAACAATTGCGCGCCGAGCAGGACGGCGACTGGATGCGCATCGACGGCGTGCGCCGCAGCTGA
- the purH gene encoding bifunctional phosphoribosylaminoimidazolecarboxamide formyltransferase/IMP cyclohydrolase, with amino-acid sequence MPSDFLPVRRALLSVSDKTGLIDLARALAARDVELLSTGGTAKAIREAGLAVKDVAELTGFPEMMDGRVKTLHPLVHGGLLGRAGSDDAVMAEHGIAPIDLLVLNLYPFETVTAKADCTLAEAVENIDIGGPAMLRSAAKNFARVAVATDPGQYADLLADLEAHDGQLSAARRFALSVAAFNRVAQYDAAISNYLSAVVEHNEAGVCRSAFPAQSNGSFVKVMDLRYGENPHQQAAFYRDLHPAPGSLATFQQVQGKELSYNNIADSDAAWECVRQFDAPACVIVKHANPCGVAVGAACGDAYELAYATDPTSAFGGILAFNRPLDAATAKVILDRQFVEVLIAPDYDGGALEYAKKKANVRVLRIPLAPASRGFIDTKRIGSGLLMQTADDRVVSRDELKVVTRLAPTEAQFADLLFAWKVAKYVKSNAIVYAKDHRTIGVGAGQMSRVYSARIAGIKAADAELVVQGSVMASDAFFPFRDGIDAAAAAGIKAVIQPGGSMRDGEVIAAADEHGIAMVFTGVRHFRH; translated from the coding sequence ATGCCCTCCGATTTCCTGCCCGTGCGCCGGGCATTGCTGTCCGTTTCCGACAAGACCGGCCTGATCGACCTGGCCCGCGCGCTGGCCGCGCGCGATGTGGAGCTGCTGTCCACCGGCGGCACCGCCAAGGCGATTCGCGAGGCGGGGCTGGCGGTCAAGGACGTGGCCGAGCTGACCGGCTTCCCGGAAATGATGGACGGCCGGGTCAAGACCCTGCACCCGCTGGTGCACGGCGGCCTGCTCGGCCGCGCCGGCAGCGACGATGCGGTGATGGCCGAACACGGCATCGCCCCGATCGACCTGCTGGTGCTGAATCTGTATCCGTTCGAGACGGTCACCGCCAAGGCCGACTGCACGCTCGCCGAGGCGGTGGAGAACATCGACATCGGCGGCCCGGCGATGCTGCGCTCGGCGGCGAAGAACTTTGCGCGCGTGGCGGTGGCCACCGATCCGGGGCAATACGCCGACCTGCTCGCCGACCTGGAGGCGCACGACGGCCAGCTGTCGGCGGCCAGGCGCTTCGCGCTGTCGGTGGCCGCGTTCAATCGCGTGGCGCAGTACGACGCGGCGATCAGCAATTACCTGTCGGCGGTGGTCGAGCACAACGAGGCCGGCGTGTGCCGCAGCGCGTTCCCGGCGCAGAGCAACGGCAGCTTCGTCAAGGTGATGGACCTGCGCTACGGCGAGAACCCGCACCAGCAGGCCGCGTTCTATCGCGACCTGCATCCGGCGCCGGGTTCGCTGGCCACGTTCCAGCAGGTGCAGGGCAAGGAACTGAGCTACAACAACATCGCAGACAGCGACGCGGCCTGGGAATGCGTGCGCCAGTTCGACGCGCCGGCCTGCGTCATCGTCAAGCACGCCAACCCGTGCGGCGTGGCCGTGGGCGCGGCCTGCGGCGATGCCTACGAACTGGCGTATGCGACCGATCCGACCAGCGCCTTCGGCGGCATCCTCGCCTTCAACCGCCCGCTGGACGCGGCCACTGCCAAGGTCATCCTGGACCGCCAGTTCGTCGAGGTGCTGATCGCCCCGGACTACGACGGGGGTGCACTGGAATATGCGAAGAAGAAGGCCAATGTACGCGTGCTGCGCATCCCGCTGGCGCCGGCCTCCCGCGGTTTCATCGATACCAAGCGTATCGGCTCGGGCCTGCTGATGCAGACCGCCGACGATCGCGTGGTGAGCCGCGACGAACTGAAGGTGGTCACCCGCCTGGCGCCGACCGAAGCGCAGTTCGCCGACCTGCTGTTCGCGTGGAAGGTGGCCAAGTACGTCAAGTCCAACGCCATCGTCTACGCCAAGGACCACCGCACCATCGGCGTCGGCGCCGGGCAGATGAGCCGGGTGTATTCGGCGCGCATCGCCGGGATCAAGGCGGCCGATGCGGAGCTGGTAGTGCAGGGCTCGGTGATGGCCTCCGACGCGTTCTTCCCGTTTCGCGACGGCATCGACGCGGCGGCGGCGGCCGGCATCAAGGCGGTGATCCAGCCCGGCGGCTCGATGCGCGACGGCGAGGTGATCGCCGCCGCCGACGAACACGGCATCGCCATGGTGTTCACTGGCGTGCGGCATTTCAGGCACTGA
- a CDS encoding helix-turn-helix transcriptional regulator, translating into MSSKLYERVREARKLTGLTQEALALDLAVTRSAVAQWEMADGTAPAVEHLSALARRSGMTFEYLATGRGERVFGEPLSVAEEALHYRHLSDQQARLLDGFETLSPRQRAGLLDLIGIGKTRR; encoded by the coding sequence GTGAGCAGCAAGCTGTACGAACGGGTGCGCGAAGCGCGCAAGCTGACCGGTCTCACCCAGGAAGCCCTCGCGCTGGACCTGGCGGTGACCCGTAGCGCCGTGGCGCAGTGGGAAATGGCCGACGGCACCGCGCCGGCGGTGGAACACCTGAGCGCCCTGGCCCGCCGCAGCGGGATGACCTTCGAATACCTGGCCACAGGCCGCGGCGAACGCGTGTTCGGCGAGCCGCTGTCGGTGGCCGAGGAAGCGTTGCACTACCGGCACCTGTCCGACCAGCAGGCACGCCTGCTCGACGGCTTCGAAACCCTGAGCCCACGCCAGCGCGCCGGCCTGCTGGACCTGATCGGCATCGGTAAGACCCGGCGCTGA
- the fis gene encoding DNA-binding transcriptional regulator Fis, protein MNAATTRPDSSRGAPKPPLREHVAQSVRRYLRDLDGCDADDVYEIVLREMEIPLFVEVLNHCEGNQSRAAAMLGIHRATLRKKLKEYGLA, encoded by the coding sequence TTGAACGCCGCCACCACTCGTCCTGACTCCAGTCGCGGCGCGCCGAAGCCGCCGCTGCGCGAACACGTGGCCCAGTCCGTGCGCCGCTACCTGCGCGATCTCGATGGCTGCGATGCCGACGACGTGTATGAGATCGTGCTGCGTGAGATGGAGATCCCATTGTTCGTGGAAGTGCTCAACCACTGCGAAGGCAACCAGAGCCGCGCCGCGGCGATGCTGGGCATCCATCGCGCGACGTTGCGCAAGAAGCTCAAGGAATACGGGTTGGCGTGA
- the aroQ gene encoding type II 3-dehydroquinate dehydratase codes for MARLLLLHGPNLNLLGTREPGMYGHTTLAQIDAALLAQATAAGHQLDSLQSNAEHVLVERVQAARSDGTGFILINPAAFTHTSVALRDALAAVAIPFIEIHLSNPHSREPFRHHSYFSDHALGVICGFGADSYRYALDAALARLGASA; via the coding sequence ATGGCGCGACTGCTGCTGTTGCACGGCCCCAACCTCAACCTGCTCGGCACCCGCGAGCCGGGAATGTATGGGCATACCACGCTGGCGCAGATCGATGCGGCGCTGCTCGCGCAGGCCACGGCCGCCGGGCACCAGCTGGACAGCCTGCAGTCCAACGCCGAGCACGTGCTGGTGGAGCGGGTGCAGGCCGCGCGCAGCGACGGCACCGGCTTCATCCTGATCAACCCGGCCGCGTTCACCCATACCTCGGTAGCGCTGCGCGACGCGTTGGCGGCGGTGGCGATCCCGTTCATCGAGATCCACCTGTCCAACCCGCACAGCCGCGAGCCGTTCCGCCATCACAGCTATTTCAGCGACCATGCGCTCGGCGTGATCTGCGGCTTCGGCGCCGACAGCTACCGCTATGCGCTGGACGCGGCGCTGGCCCGGCTGGGAGCCAGCGCATGA
- a CDS encoding DUF3426 domain-containing protein, with protein sequence MQRSSASRRPVLHAAPWQWIALAGLGLLLALQILIADRQRLGADARWRPWVAGVCQVLRCSLPPWREPGAFTMLSREVRPLPGRAGTLQIQATFRNDARWAQAWPLLQLSLADADGRTIGSRVLRPEDYLGRTRPEAATLAPGQSAQVTFQVREPAAETAAFSFDFH encoded by the coding sequence ATGCAGCGCAGCAGCGCGTCGCGGCGGCCGGTGCTGCACGCCGCGCCCTGGCAGTGGATCGCACTGGCCGGGCTGGGCCTGCTGCTGGCCTTGCAGATCCTGATCGCCGACCGGCAACGGCTAGGGGCCGACGCGCGCTGGCGGCCATGGGTGGCCGGCGTGTGCCAGGTGCTGCGCTGCAGCCTGCCACCGTGGCGCGAGCCGGGCGCGTTCACCATGCTCAGCCGCGAAGTGCGGCCGCTGCCCGGCCGGGCCGGCACGCTGCAGATCCAGGCCACGTTTCGCAACGACGCGCGCTGGGCGCAGGCGTGGCCGCTGCTGCAACTGTCGCTGGCCGATGCCGACGGCCGCACCATCGGCAGCCGCGTGCTGCGCCCGGAGGACTACCTGGGCCGCACCCGTCCCGAGGCGGCGACGCTGGCACCCGGGCAGAGCGCACAGGTGACGTTCCAGGTGCGCGAACCGGCGGCGGAAACTGCGGCATTCAGTTTCGACTTCCACTGA
- the accC gene encoding acetyl-CoA carboxylase biotin carboxylase subunit: MLDKVVIANRGEIALRILRACHTLGIRTVAVHSTVDRNLKHVAMADESVCIGPAASAESYLNIPALIAAAEVTDAQAIHPGYGFLSENADFAERVEQSGFIFIGPKADTIRLMGDKVEAIRAMKAAGVPCVPGSGGPLGDDIVANTKVAREIGYPVIIKAAGGGGGRGMRVVHSEAALKAAIETTKSEAKAAFSNDQVYMEKFLENPRHVEIQVLADGQGNAIHLGERDCSMQRRHQKVVEEAPAPGITEQLRSEIGKVCVDACVRIGYRGAGTFEFLFEGGRFYFIEMNTRIQVEHPVTERITGIDLVCEQLRIAAGHKLSIKQSDIVLRGHAIECRINAEDPETFMPNPGLITAFHPPGGPGVRVDTHIYSGYKVPPNYDSMIGKLIVHGPDRDTAIARMRVALSEMVVDGIKTNIPLQQRIMRDKGFQAGGQNIHYLEKRLAERKNKSIALV; encoded by the coding sequence ATGCTAGATAAAGTCGTCATCGCCAATCGCGGCGAAATCGCGCTGCGCATCCTGCGCGCGTGCCATACGCTCGGCATCCGCACGGTCGCGGTGCATTCCACCGTCGATCGCAACCTCAAGCACGTGGCCATGGCCGACGAGTCGGTGTGCATCGGCCCGGCGGCGTCGGCCGAGAGCTACCTCAACATCCCGGCGCTGATCGCCGCGGCCGAGGTCACCGACGCGCAGGCCATCCATCCCGGCTACGGTTTCCTGTCGGAGAACGCCGACTTCGCCGAGCGCGTGGAGCAGTCCGGTTTCATCTTCATCGGCCCCAAGGCCGACACCATCCGCCTGATGGGCGACAAGGTCGAGGCGATCCGCGCGATGAAAGCCGCCGGCGTGCCGTGCGTGCCCGGCTCGGGCGGCCCGCTGGGCGACGACATCGTCGCCAATACCAAGGTCGCGCGCGAGATCGGCTACCCGGTGATCATCAAGGCGGCCGGCGGCGGCGGCGGCCGCGGCATGCGCGTGGTGCATTCGGAGGCGGCGCTGAAGGCGGCGATCGAGACCACCAAGTCCGAGGCCAAGGCCGCTTTCAGCAACGACCAGGTGTACATGGAGAAGTTCCTGGAGAATCCGCGCCATGTGGAGATCCAGGTGCTGGCCGACGGCCAGGGCAACGCCATCCACCTGGGCGAGCGCGACTGCTCGATGCAGCGCCGCCACCAGAAGGTGGTCGAAGAAGCCCCCGCGCCGGGCATCACCGAGCAGTTGCGCAGCGAGATCGGCAAGGTCTGCGTGGATGCCTGCGTGCGCATCGGCTATCGCGGCGCCGGCACCTTCGAATTCCTGTTCGAGGGCGGCCGTTTCTACTTCATCGAAATGAACACACGCATCCAGGTCGAGCACCCGGTCACCGAGCGCATCACCGGCATCGATCTGGTCTGCGAACAGCTGCGTATCGCCGCCGGCCACAAGCTGAGCATCAAGCAAAGCGACATCGTGCTGCGCGGCCACGCCATCGAATGCCGGATCAACGCCGAGGATCCGGAAACCTTCATGCCCAACCCGGGCCTGATCACCGCCTTCCATCCGCCCGGCGGCCCCGGCGTGCGCGTGGACACGCACATCTACAGCGGCTACAAGGTGCCGCCGAACTACGACTCGATGATCGGCAAGCTGATCGTGCACGGCCCCGACCGCGACACCGCGATCGCGCGCATGCGCGTGGCGCTGAGCGAGATGGTGGTGGACGGGATCAAGACCAACATCCCGCTGCAGCAGCGGATCATGCGCGACAAGGGCTTTCAGGCCGGCGGGCAGAACATCCACTACCTGGAAAAGCGCCTGGCCGAGCGCAAGAACAAGTCGATTGCGTTGGTGTGA
- the accB gene encoding acetyl-CoA carboxylase biotin carboxyl carrier protein, with protein sequence MDLRKIKKLIDLLEESNLAEIEIKEGEESVRLARTPKGMIASAPQYAPAPAPSAAPPAAAPMPMSSPTEASTGGTAKPGNALPEGHVLRAPMVGTFYTSPSPDKPAFVTIGQAVKAGETLAIIEAMKMFNPIEADISGTIVAILSESGVPVEFDQPLFVIG encoded by the coding sequence ATGGATCTGCGTAAAATCAAGAAGCTGATCGACCTGCTGGAAGAATCCAATCTCGCCGAGATCGAGATCAAGGAAGGCGAGGAAAGCGTGCGCCTGGCGCGCACGCCCAAGGGCATGATCGCCAGCGCCCCGCAGTACGCACCGGCACCGGCCCCCTCAGCCGCGCCGCCTGCGGCCGCGCCGATGCCGATGAGCTCGCCCACCGAGGCCTCCACCGGCGGCACCGCCAAGCCCGGCAACGCCCTGCCCGAAGGCCACGTGCTGCGCGCGCCGATGGTCGGCACCTTCTACACCTCGCCGTCGCCGGACAAACCGGCCTTCGTCACGATCGGCCAGGCGGTCAAGGCCGGCGAGACCCTGGCGATCATCGAGGCGATGAAGATGTTCAACCCGATCGAAGCCGACATCTCCGGCACCATCGTCGCGATCCTCAGCGAAAGCGGCGTGCCGGTGGAGTTCGATCAGCCGTTGTTCGTGATTGGCTAA
- a CDS encoding TlpA disulfide reductase family protein, translating into MKATPPRLFAVAVIAAALGLLAAQFWWHRPADTPTSDSAVPTGVVAAGPGDLAPALRLPTLDGGSLTLAQFRGRPLLVNVWASWCEPCVREMPELDRLARAQQADGLQVLGIALDRPRDVRAFLQRIPIAYPIALETPGPADASVRLGDTQGLLPYSVLIDANGRIVRQKLGPFAPGEAERWAQLP; encoded by the coding sequence ATGAAGGCCACGCCGCCGCGTCTGTTCGCGGTGGCGGTGATCGCGGCGGCGCTGGGCCTGCTCGCCGCGCAATTCTGGTGGCATAGGCCGGCTGACACGCCGACCAGCGACAGCGCGGTGCCCACAGGCGTCGTTGCGGCCGGCCCAGGCGACCTGGCACCGGCGCTGCGCCTGCCCACGCTCGACGGCGGCAGCCTGACCCTGGCCCAGTTCCGCGGCCGCCCGCTGCTGGTCAACGTCTGGGCAAGCTGGTGCGAACCGTGCGTGCGCGAGATGCCGGAGCTCGATCGGCTGGCGCGCGCGCAGCAGGCCGACGGCCTGCAGGTGCTGGGCATCGCCCTGGACCGTCCCCGGGACGTGCGCGCGTTCCTGCAGCGGATCCCGATCGCCTACCCGATCGCGCTGGAAACCCCCGGCCCGGCCGACGCCAGCGTGCGCCTGGGTGACACCCAGGGCCTGCTGCCGTACAGCGTGCTGATCGACGCCAACGGCCGCATCGTGCGGCAGAAGCTGGGGCCGTTCGCGCCGGGCGAAGCGGAACGCTGGGCGCAGTTGCCGTAG